A genome region from Mycobacterium florentinum includes the following:
- a CDS encoding bifunctional lysylphosphatidylglycerol flippase/synthetase MprF translates to MKSPSPDLLPKLRARERVVVHVDSLAARCVGAVALLCAACWLVAILAHHRSAPQWHYADRLGWSLVVLAAVALIARGIFLGRPVITLHAGLAALCVLAGLGSHVLGFDLFGDLLIAGSGLVLMWPTSSHPQPENLPRAWALINATTNDPLAPFAMQTGKTYHFSAGGTAALAYRTRMGFAVVGGDPIGDEAQFPQLVADFAAMCHAHGWRIAVVGCSERRLALWSDRAVIRQSLRAVPIGRDVVVDVAGFDMVGRKFRNLRQAVQRTHNAGITTEIVTEQELDDTLVAELADVVHASPSGAHTDRGFYMNLDGVLEGRFPGVRLIIARDADGRAQGFHRYATAGGGSDISLDVPWRRRGAPNGIDERLSVDMIMAGKADGAQRVSLAFAAFPEIFDDKNPGLLERVCYRLIHLLDPLIALESLYRYVRKFHALDARRYALISLTQLVPLAFVLLTLEFMPRRRHL, encoded by the coding sequence ATGAAAAGCCCGTCACCAGACCTCCTCCCCAAACTGCGCGCGCGCGAACGCGTTGTGGTTCACGTCGATTCGCTCGCAGCGCGTTGCGTCGGCGCCGTGGCGCTATTGTGCGCCGCATGCTGGCTGGTCGCGATCCTCGCCCATCACCGCTCTGCGCCCCAATGGCACTACGCCGATCGGCTCGGCTGGTCCCTGGTGGTGCTGGCCGCGGTGGCGTTGATCGCCCGCGGCATTTTCCTGGGGCGTCCGGTGATCACCCTGCACGCTGGACTGGCCGCGCTTTGTGTGTTGGCGGGGCTGGGCTCGCATGTGTTGGGGTTCGACCTGTTTGGCGACTTGCTGATCGCTGGATCGGGATTGGTGTTGATGTGGCCGACCTCGTCGCATCCGCAACCCGAAAATCTGCCCCGGGCATGGGCTTTGATCAACGCCACCACCAATGATCCGCTGGCGCCATTCGCGATGCAAACGGGTAAGACCTACCACTTCAGCGCCGGGGGCACGGCGGCGCTGGCCTATCGGACTCGGATGGGGTTCGCGGTCGTCGGCGGGGACCCGATCGGTGACGAGGCCCAATTCCCGCAATTGGTCGCCGATTTCGCCGCGATGTGTCATGCCCACGGCTGGCGTATCGCGGTAGTGGGGTGCAGCGAGCGCCGGCTCGCGCTCTGGAGCGACCGAGCCGTGATCAGGCAGTCGCTGCGGGCCGTGCCGATCGGGCGCGACGTCGTCGTCGACGTGGCCGGTTTCGACATGGTGGGCCGCAAGTTTCGCAATTTGCGGCAGGCGGTACAGCGCACCCACAACGCGGGCATCACCACGGAAATCGTTACCGAGCAAGAACTCGACGATACGTTGGTGGCCGAGCTGGCGGATGTGGTGCACGCATCGCCCAGCGGAGCTCACACCGATCGCGGCTTCTACATGAACCTCGATGGCGTGCTGGAGGGCCGATTCCCGGGCGTACGGCTGATTATCGCCAGGGATGCCGACGGGCGGGCCCAGGGCTTCCATCGATACGCGACTGCCGGGGGTGGCAGCGATATCAGCCTCGATGTGCCGTGGCGTCGCCGCGGCGCACCCAACGGAATCGACGAACGGCTCAGTGTCGACATGATCATGGCCGGTAAGGCTGACGGTGCACAACGCGTTTCGCTCGCATTTGCGGCGTTCCCGGAGATCTTCGACGACAAGAATCCCGGCCTGCTGGAGAGAGTGTGCTACCGGTTGATCCATCTGCTCGACCCGTTGATCGCTCTCGAGTCGCTGTACCGGTACGTGCGCAAATTTCACGCGCTGGACGCCCGCCGGTACGCGCTGATTTCGCTGACACAGCTGGTGCCGCTGGCATTCGTTTTGCTGACACTGGAATTCATGCCGCGCCGACGCCACCTCTGA
- a CDS encoding DUF2752 domain-containing protein yields the protein MEPDSASRTGAQRPRHGRYIAAGTGVLLAGALGYVGSVDPHNANSTYPLCPFKWLTGWNCPFCGGLRMTHDLLHGHLVASIYDNVFLLVGLPALAGLLLVRWRQGRRALPIAAVITITVMTIAWTVLRNMPGFPLVPTMLSG from the coding sequence ATGGAACCTGACTCGGCCTCCCGCACGGGAGCCCAGCGTCCCCGTCACGGTCGCTACATCGCCGCCGGTACCGGCGTGCTGCTGGCCGGAGCACTCGGCTACGTCGGATCCGTCGACCCGCACAACGCGAATTCGACCTACCCGCTCTGTCCGTTCAAATGGCTCACCGGCTGGAACTGCCCCTTCTGCGGCGGGCTTCGGATGACACATGACCTGCTGCACGGCCACCTGGTGGCCAGCATCTACGACAACGTCTTCCTGCTGGTCGGTTTGCCGGCCTTGGCCGGGCTGCTGCTGGTGCGCTGGCGGCAGGGCCGACGCGCGCTACCAATAGCGGCGGTGATCACCATCACTGTCATGACGATCGCGTGGACGGTGCTGCGCAACATGCCCGGGTTTCCGCTGGTGCCGACGATGCTCAGTGGATAG
- the pyk gene encoding pyruvate kinase yields the protein MSRRGKIVCTLGPATQTDELILALVEAGMDVARMNFSHGDYADHKAAYERVRAASDATGRAVGVLADLQGPKIRLGRFATGSTYWADGETIRITVEDCEGTHDRVSTTYKTLSKDAVVGDRVLVDDGKVGLVVAGIEGDDVICTVTEGGPVSNNKGMSLPGMNVSAPALSEKDIDDLIFALDLGVDLVALSFVRSPSDVELVHEVMDRVGRRVPVIAKLEKPEAIDNLEAIVLAFDAIMVARGDLGVELPLEEVPLVQKRAIQMARENAKPVIVATQMLESMIESSRPTRAEASDVANAVLDGADAVMLSGETSVGKYPLAAVRTMARIVTAVEDNSTAAPPLTHVPRTKRGVISYAARDIGERLDAKALVAFTQSGDTVKRLARLHTPLPLLAFTAWPEVRSQLAMTWGTETFIVPIMDSTDEMIRQADKSLLELGRYKRGDLVVIVAGAPPGTVGSTNLIHVHRIGEDDL from the coding sequence GTGAGTAGACGCGGAAAGATCGTCTGCACCCTTGGCCCTGCAACCCAAACGGACGAACTGATTTTGGCACTGGTCGAGGCCGGAATGGACGTCGCCCGAATGAACTTCAGCCACGGCGACTATGCGGATCACAAGGCCGCCTACGAGCGGGTGCGTGCCGCCTCGGACGCCACCGGGCGCGCCGTCGGGGTGCTCGCCGACCTGCAAGGCCCGAAGATCCGGCTCGGGCGCTTCGCTACCGGGTCTACCTACTGGGCCGACGGGGAAACGATCCGGATCACCGTCGAAGACTGCGAAGGAACCCATGACCGGGTTTCGACCACCTACAAGACGTTGTCCAAGGACGCGGTGGTCGGTGACCGGGTTCTGGTCGACGACGGCAAGGTCGGGCTGGTCGTTGCGGGTATCGAGGGCGACGACGTCATCTGCACCGTCACCGAGGGCGGCCCGGTCAGCAATAACAAGGGCATGTCGTTGCCCGGAATGAACGTGTCCGCGCCGGCCTTGTCGGAGAAGGACATCGACGATCTGATCTTTGCTCTGGATCTGGGCGTCGACCTTGTAGCGCTGTCTTTCGTGCGTTCGCCATCGGATGTCGAGCTGGTCCACGAGGTGATGGATCGGGTCGGGCGCCGGGTGCCGGTGATCGCCAAACTGGAAAAGCCGGAAGCGATCGACAATCTCGAGGCGATCGTGCTGGCCTTCGACGCCATCATGGTGGCGCGCGGCGACCTCGGCGTCGAGCTGCCACTCGAAGAGGTTCCGCTGGTGCAGAAGCGGGCGATTCAGATGGCCCGCGAGAACGCCAAGCCCGTCATCGTCGCCACGCAGATGCTCGAGTCGATGATCGAAAGCTCGCGGCCCACCCGGGCCGAGGCCTCCGACGTCGCGAACGCGGTGCTCGACGGCGCCGATGCGGTGATGTTGTCCGGGGAGACCTCCGTCGGGAAGTACCCGCTGGCCGCCGTCCGCACCATGGCCCGCATCGTGACCGCGGTCGAGGACAACTCCACGGCCGCCCCGCCGTTGACCCATGTGCCGCGCACCAAACGAGGAGTGATCTCCTACGCCGCCCGCGACATCGGCGAACGGCTCGACGCCAAGGCGTTGGTCGCCTTCACGCAGTCCGGCGACACCGTGAAGCGGCTCGCGCGCCTGCACACCCCGTTGCCGCTGCTGGCCTTCACGGCCTGGCCCGAGGTGCGCAGCCAGCTGGCCATGACGTGGGGCACCGAGACGTTCATCGTCCCCATCATGGATTCCACCGACGAGATGATCCGTCAGGCCGACAAATCGCTGCTCGAGCTGGGCCGATACAAGCGGGGCGACCTGGTGGTGATCGTCGCCGGCGCTCCACCTGGCACAGTAGGGTCAACCAACCTGATCCACGTCCACCGGATCGGGGAGGACGACCTCTAA
- the cydD gene encoding thiol reductant ABC exporter subunit CydD, with translation MSCGVVISACAIGSAIVLAGIVARIITDPSARSLRSWLGPLSILLALWAVRTMAHWLQARLGQRGASAVIADLNGQVLAAVTARQPNELAAQRDAATIVVTRGLDGLRPYFTGYVPTLLLAAILTPATVAVIALYDLKSTVIVVITLPLIPIFMVLIGLATAERSAAALAAMTTLQGRLLDLIAGIPTLRALGRASGPEHRIAELAAAHRRSAMATLRIAFLSALVLELLATLGVALIAVGIGLRLVFGELSLATGLTVLLLAPDVYWPLRRIGVEFHAAQDGRAAADEAFALIGAPTIAPEPNRTVDARGAEIRLENLSVAGRDGNSPCELTAAIPPGLVTVLTGRNGAGKSTTLQAIAGLAVPSSGRVLVDGVDITELEQAAWWRQLFWLPQRPVLVPGTVRDNLALLGDLDDVERACAAAVFDAVLVELPDGLDTTLGRDGAGLSLGQRQRLGLARAFGSPAPVLLLDEPTAHLDADTEQHVLRAIAERARAGASVVIVGHRQPVLAIADQVVEVVSDREVQCARV, from the coding sequence GTGAGCTGTGGGGTGGTGATCTCCGCGTGCGCGATCGGCTCGGCCATCGTGCTGGCAGGCATCGTCGCGCGGATCATCACCGATCCGTCAGCCCGCAGTCTGCGGAGCTGGCTGGGACCGCTGTCAATCCTGTTGGCGCTGTGGGCCGTTCGCACGATGGCGCACTGGCTGCAGGCGCGCCTGGGCCAGCGCGGCGCCAGCGCGGTGATCGCCGACCTCAACGGCCAGGTACTGGCGGCGGTGACCGCCCGGCAACCCAACGAGCTTGCCGCGCAGCGGGATGCGGCCACGATCGTGGTGACCCGCGGTCTTGACGGTCTACGTCCCTATTTCACCGGCTATGTGCCGACCCTGTTGCTGGCCGCGATCCTGACTCCGGCGACCGTGGCCGTGATCGCGCTCTATGACTTGAAATCGACGGTGATCGTGGTGATCACGCTGCCGCTGATCCCGATCTTCATGGTCCTGATCGGGCTCGCGACGGCCGAGCGGTCGGCGGCCGCGCTGGCGGCCATGACGACGCTGCAAGGCCGGCTGCTGGACCTGATCGCCGGTATCCCCACGCTGCGGGCTCTGGGCCGTGCCTCAGGCCCCGAACATCGCATCGCCGAACTCGCTGCCGCCCATCGGCGTTCGGCGATGGCGACGCTGCGTATCGCATTCCTGTCGGCGCTGGTGCTCGAACTGCTGGCCACCTTGGGTGTCGCACTGATCGCGGTCGGAATCGGTCTGCGCCTGGTGTTCGGTGAGTTGAGCCTGGCCACCGGATTGACGGTGCTACTGCTGGCACCCGACGTCTACTGGCCGCTGCGCCGTATCGGCGTGGAATTCCATGCCGCTCAGGACGGTCGAGCCGCGGCCGACGAGGCATTCGCCCTCATCGGCGCGCCGACGATCGCGCCCGAGCCCAACCGCACGGTCGACGCGCGCGGAGCGGAAATCCGCCTGGAGAACCTCAGCGTGGCCGGGCGAGACGGCAATTCGCCGTGCGAGCTGACCGCGGCGATTCCGCCGGGCCTGGTAACGGTGCTGACCGGCCGCAACGGCGCCGGCAAGAGCACCACCCTGCAGGCCATCGCCGGACTCGCGGTGCCGTCATCGGGCCGGGTCCTCGTCGACGGGGTCGATATCACCGAGCTGGAGCAGGCCGCGTGGTGGCGACAATTGTTCTGGCTGCCACAACGCCCAGTGCTCGTCCCCGGCACGGTCCGGGACAACCTGGCCCTGCTGGGCGACTTGGACGACGTGGAACGCGCTTGTGCCGCAGCGGTATTCGATGCGGTGCTGGTCGAGCTGCCCGACGGGCTTGACACCACACTGGGGCGCGACGGCGCCGGGCTGTCACTGGGACAGCGGCAGCGGCTGGGCCTGGCCCGAGCATTCGGGTCGCCGGCACCGGTGCTGCTGCTCGATGAACCCACCGCACACCTGGACGCCGACACCGAACAGCACGTGCTGCGGGCCATCGCCGAGCGGGCGCGGGCGGGGGCGAGCGTGGTGATCGTCGGCCACCGGCAGCCGGTCCTGGCAATCGCGGATCAGGTCGTCGAGGTGGTATCGGACCGCGAGGTGCAGTGTGCGCGCGTCTGA
- a CDS encoding acyl-CoA thioesterase II codes for MPAGFESDGEPNTDCSPDFEELLAVLDLNRVGDDLFLGSHPSKNPMRTFGGQLMAQSFVASSRSLIRDDLPPSALSVHFINGGDTSKDIEFHVSRLRDERRFANRRVDAVQDGTLLSSAMVAYMSGGRGLEHSVEPPQVGEAHAQPPLGDLLRGYEETVPHFVNALQPIEWRYTNDPAWVMRDKGERLPHNRVWLKALGKVPDDPVLHTAMMVYSSDTTVLDSVITTHGLSWGFDRIFAASTNHSVWFHRQVDFNDWVLYSTSSPVAADSRGLGTGHFFDGAGQIVATVTQEGVLKYFPPSGR; via the coding sequence GTGCCGGCCGGCTTCGAGTCTGACGGAGAGCCGAACACCGACTGCTCGCCTGATTTTGAAGAGCTGCTGGCGGTCCTAGACCTCAATCGCGTGGGCGACGACCTGTTCCTCGGGTCCCATCCCAGCAAGAACCCGATGCGGACTTTCGGTGGGCAGCTCATGGCGCAATCGTTCGTCGCAAGCAGCCGCAGCCTGATCCGCGACGATCTGCCGCCCAGCGCGCTCTCGGTGCATTTCATCAACGGCGGTGACACGAGCAAGGACATCGAATTCCACGTCTCCCGGTTGCGGGACGAGCGGCGCTTCGCCAACCGGCGCGTCGACGCCGTGCAGGACGGCACACTGTTGTCCTCGGCGATGGTCGCCTACATGTCCGGCGGACGCGGCCTGGAGCACTCCGTCGAGCCGCCCCAGGTGGGCGAGGCCCACGCCCAGCCGCCGCTTGGCGATTTGTTGCGCGGCTACGAGGAGACGGTCCCGCACTTCGTCAACGCCCTGCAGCCGATCGAATGGCGCTACACCAACGACCCGGCGTGGGTGATGCGGGACAAGGGGGAGCGGCTGCCGCACAACCGGGTGTGGCTCAAGGCGCTGGGCAAAGTGCCCGACGACCCGGTGCTGCACACCGCGATGATGGTGTACTCCTCGGACACCACGGTGCTGGATTCGGTGATCACCACCCACGGGCTGTCGTGGGGCTTCGACCGCATTTTTGCCGCGTCGACCAATCATTCGGTGTGGTTTCACCGGCAGGTCGACTTCAACGACTGGGTGTTGTATTCGACCTCGTCGCCGGTGGCCGCGGACTCCCGCGGGCTCGGCACCGGCCACTTCTTCGACGGCGCCGGTCAAATCGTCGCCACCGTGACCCAAGAAGGCGTGCTGAAATACTTTCCGCCCTCGGGCCGCTAA
- a CDS encoding TM2 domain-containing protein, with protein sequence MSEPSWSDAPNPGAPPPQPSGYPPPYPQYQPYPGPGYDPAAPYGRHPVTGLPYSDKSKTIAGLLQLLSLVGIGGVGRFYIGDVGLGVAQLLVGLLTCGVGLIWSIIDAVLILTDKVNDPQGRPLRDGT encoded by the coding sequence GTGAGCGAACCGTCGTGGAGCGATGCCCCAAACCCAGGCGCACCACCACCGCAGCCGTCGGGATATCCACCGCCGTACCCGCAATACCAGCCGTACCCGGGCCCCGGGTACGATCCGGCGGCCCCCTATGGCCGTCACCCGGTGACGGGTCTGCCGTACTCGGACAAGTCGAAGACCATCGCCGGTCTGCTGCAGCTACTCAGCCTGGTCGGCATCGGCGGGGTCGGCCGCTTCTACATCGGCGACGTCGGACTGGGCGTCGCGCAACTGCTCGTCGGCCTGCTCACCTGCGGAGTCGGTTTGATCTGGAGCATCATCGACGCCGTGCTGATCCTGACCGACAAGGTCAACGACCCGCAGGGTCGCCCGCTGCGCGATGGAACCTGA